The following are encoded together in the Sebaldella sp. S0638 genome:
- the thiD gene encoding bifunctional hydroxymethylpyrimidine kinase/phosphomethylpyrimidine kinase — protein MKKILSIAGSDCSGGAGIQADLKTFSAHGLFGMSVIVSVVAENTSRVIDIQDIRTDMIQKQIDAVFEDIGADAVKIGMLSGEESMKAVAEKLSEYKAQNIVADPVMYAKNGCPLMDPDSVGALIEIIIPAADLLTPNIPEAERIAGIKIETTDDMKKAAVKIHDMGSKNVLIKGGHLESEALDILYDGKNYHYFNAKRINTKNTHGTGCTYSSAIASNLALGMDLENAVRKAKIYVTTAIKHSLDIGKGHGPTNHFYSLYKNGLESGGEDHE, from the coding sequence AGGCAGATTTGAAAACTTTTTCGGCTCACGGTCTTTTTGGAATGAGTGTAATAGTATCTGTAGTGGCGGAAAATACCAGCAGAGTTATTGATATTCAGGACATACGAACTGATATGATCCAAAAGCAGATTGATGCAGTTTTTGAAGATATTGGAGCAGATGCGGTGAAAATAGGCATGCTTTCAGGAGAGGAAAGCATGAAGGCAGTAGCAGAGAAACTTTCGGAGTATAAAGCACAGAATATTGTAGCTGATCCTGTAATGTATGCTAAAAACGGCTGTCCGCTCATGGATCCTGATTCTGTGGGTGCGTTAATAGAGATAATAATCCCGGCGGCTGATCTGCTTACGCCGAATATTCCCGAAGCTGAAAGAATAGCAGGAATAAAAATCGAAACTACAGATGATATGAAAAAAGCCGCTGTAAAAATACATGATATGGGAAGTAAAAATGTTTTGATAAAAGGCGGACACCTTGAGAGCGAGGCGCTTGATATCCTGTATGACGGGAAAAACTATCATTATTTTAATGCCAAGAGAATAAATACTAAAAATACACATGGAACAGGCTGTACGTATTCGTCGGCAATTGCTTCAAATCTTGCACTGGGAATGGACTTGGAGAACGCGGTTAGGAAAGCAAAAATATATGTTACAACAGCAATAAAGCATTCGCTTGATATAGGAAAAGGCCACGGACCGACAAATCATTTTTATTCTTTATATAAAAACGGACTTGAAAGCGGAGGGGAAGATCATGAATAA